CTGGGTGCTAAGGAGGcggatggatgggtgtggtattatgaggtcagttgtgtctcagtaactcataatccagtaagcagcgtgtggctgtgaaggggactgtggggtcagttctgtctctggaggtgacagcccagcagaacgaacgtggctgggaaagaacctctgccaaagtacccacaggccctacccaggaagagcaggaacagggctggaaAAGGGACTGGGGGGTCACACATACtagacgagcaatcgggcccaatcagcatggctttatgaaaggcaggtcctgcttgaccaacctgatctcctcctgtgacaaggtgaccggcttagcagatgagggaaagtctgtcgtgggggaaTTAATCTGCCACACaagctgtggatgttgtgcacttagacttcagtaaagcctttgacaccgtatcccacagcgtcttctggagaagctgcagctcatggcctggatggtgtatctgcgatggagaaagaactggctggagggccgggcccaaagagttgtggtgaacagaaacaaacccagttggcggccggtcactagtggtgttcccagggctcagtattggggccagttctgtttaatctctttgtcaatgatctggacgaggggatcgagtgcaccctcagtaagcttgcaggtgacaccaaattgggtgggagtgttgatctgctggagggtgggaaggccacacagagggatctggaccggatGAAATGATGGACTGAgaacaattgtatgaggttgctgaccatgatgccatatggtgtggaatatctctttggtcagttggggtcagctgtcctggcttggtcccctcccaccctttagccacatccagccctctTGTTTTTGGGGCagactgagaaacacagaaggccttgaggctgtgccagcactgttcagcaagaacaaaaatgtCAGCATGTTCTCAAAGCTATTTTGGCCACCAagtaaagcacagcacagcagggaaggagtgttgatctgctggaggataGGAAGGTCATATAGAGCGATCTGGAtgagctggattgatgggctgaggccagttgtctgaggttcaacaaggccaagtcccAGGTCCTGaacttgggtcacaacaaccccatgaaggctccaggctcagggaagcGCGGCTGGAAATCTGCTcggcagaaagggatctgagggtgttgactgacagcagctgaacaggagccagcgtgtgcccaggtggccaaaaaggccaccagcgtCCTGACGTCCGCCAAGAATAGCACAGCCAGCAGTACCAGGGTAGTGACCTTCCCgtgtactgggcactggtgaggccccacctcgaatcctCTATTCAGCTCTGGCCCCCTCACAaaaggaaagaccttgaggtgctggagcaagttcagagaagggcaaaacAGCTGGTGAGGGTctgaagcacaagtcttatgaggagtggttgagcGACCTGAGTCTGTTTAGCCCGGAAAAAAAGTGACCACCCTGTTCTCACCcccttgataacacaatcaaggGACAGACACACCAttgtcacattgggcctgtcagcagcaccttgtcattcctagagatcagtgcCCAAatacctcaggggcagcagagacgccactgacaaaacacacgtttccttccaggtctgtcattcccagccctgtttctctctggccttggggacagcagggcttgctcactctcctgttgcccaatttcagccctaactttccatctgccaagcacTGTGACATCGCTCTGCTCTGACatcaaacctttgcacacatgagGATCTGGATTCTTGATACCCACCAGATTTCCCGAGaactctcagagcttggccgggtgctacagctgaggtgccacagcccaactgtgcactgatgccctgagccaagggcacagccaggacaagctgcagcctgtgctgtttgacacccatggagtcaccgccaggcgtggtgggacaagtcacacagcttggggtgctgcaatggctgggtacaggcttttcaggagagacgggctggaagggtcagcagtgggattccctcagagtgaagaagttgcttggatgtatggagctcctttatgtggggagtgacaagatgggttttcccttgtgagtgagggcaccaatgacaaagcctgtgggggcacatggccatgccccccaacaatctggtgccaccgaaagtggggcacagcagtcagggataggcaccagcataaggaggagaaagcagcactgaaagactgtgctagggaaattggaaattatttctttttccttgaataaactcttgatggaaccctgctactgctgccatttttgtggcctcttcctgggctcaggagagtcctggaggctgaggccccttttctttagggggcaccgggggctccccgggcgagtggtccctgccctggctggaattggagggaccgtggctgcagcagcccagggagagtccagacctggagaaactttggggttccaCCATCACGAATCTCTTAAGGAGAAATggccagtcctgtatcggggcaggagaataaccccatccatcaggacagagcaggacctgacacgctgagcagggaccctgaggagaagggcctgggcactacaagggccgccacacaagcccgtgctgcacgctcaccatgaccaaggcagctgcacacggggctgcatgaggaggagcgtgggcacccagacacctggagttctcatcccattcggttcagcactggtgtgaccccacacacacgggtgtgtgccagtgtgcggctcccagtttggagaagcagggaggaactggagagtgcagggctgtgccaaggcagggttcaggaccttgtgcacatggtgtgggatgctgagggacctgggctgctctggcccagcagcgctggggaggctgcagcagtgtaggagtagcctgagagtgctggaagggtggtttccgAGATGGTGgagattttcttcatagtgagaaagagcatgagaaagaaataatggcacaaagtgcagctggggaggtccaggccggacatgagcagcaaggaatgtgagtggaagggcagtgctgtggtggagcaggtcacccagaggcagtctgcatcagcccaaggctttgtgcttcaaggaacagctggggaggatggagagagatcagcaaaggaaggaagatgctcagacaagagcaaggtgggcagcaggggggatgtctccagcctgcagggaaagaggtgcaggggatgccacagcataggacaggctgtcgtggagaggatcaagggatgtaaagaggctgaaagcccccaacagacatgagctccttctccccttggctgtggctgttgtctccacctctgatgcctgtgaggagacaccttgtccttacagcacaggggcctcatggcctccttgtccccagccaggaacctgggaggtgtgggaccatagtcctgcccttggccttgcacagccccacatcacactgtcccaggaagggccctgggcaacgtgggagggacaggatctgccttcccagggctgggggtcagggcttggctctttgattaatgaaacacatccaggtgtactgatcatcagagagaccttcaccttgcttgtcctgacctgtcatctctgcctccagttttcttctctaaccagatcCTGGAGTCATTTCCTCAATAGTATTCCgcagtgggacccattaacattacaagaaactttggagtttgaatctgagacttggacttcttgagaggtttcctCAATTGCCTCTAAGGGTCTGAGGTTCAcggactcagcaccaaagccaccagaggggtcattaaagcgccttgggctgcccctgtgctgctgcgctgggctgggctcctgggacagagggagctcatggcaagcggcagcgctgcagagagacagctctgcccaggagcagctcctctgcaaagcgcagcagggctgagggctctgcctggggatctcagggagacgagcaaggcagagagagatgaaaggtggtcaggatggggaggatgactgagagctcacggaggagaaatctttgcagcccttgccatggtaagtctcggggtgcagggcaatgcagctgtagctcctggaggcatctcctcaagttagcacaggcacagcttgagggatctgtaaggagggggctcttgtctggcaattttgaacagctgtgaagctgggtgagcacccaggggtgcccagggctgtcctgcagagcagggtccctgcaccccagggctgtgtcgggtcagggactctgccgcctgccagggtcagcgctcagcctgcccggggagatcccatTGCATTGGAGGGAGAAGCTCTGCATGAAAGGAACAACCACAGCAATGCAGAGTCCTTCTGCTGTACAGAGGGTGCTGCCTGTGTCAGAGCTACTCACATCTCCAGATCACTGCAGGACATTCTTaggggatttttaaaatagtgcCTTTCTGGAAAAGGAAGGATCCTGTTCTTTCAGTCACTTAGTCTGGGTTGAACTTTTCCATGAATGGTGCATAAAATCTGACATTGCTTGTGAATGTCAGATATCTCACCAACGAGCTCtcatgtccccactgcagaaGAGCAAACCTGGTTGCTTGGCCCCAGACaggcagaggtcctgctcctcacagcacactcagccagcacagaccagaggaaggaaatgcatttgaaatCAGGTTATTTATGTGAAAAATCGAGTGGCCTTCTCAGAGGAGTCTTCCTGCATTTAAgttgtcatttcattttttagaacAGTACCTCCATATCAAGGaagagcaaatgtccaacagcagctccatcacccagttcctcctcctggcgttcgcagacacacgggagctgcagctcttgcacttctggctcttcctgggcatctacctggctgccctcctgggcaacggcctcatcatcaccaccataacctgtgaccagcacctccacacccccatgtacttcttcctcctcaacctcgccctcctcgacctgggctgcatctccagcattgtccccaaatccatggcaaattccTTATGGCACACCAGGGTCATCTCATAtgtaggatgtgctgcacagatgtttttgtttctctttttcatttcagcagaatattcacttctcaccatcatgtcgtacgaccgctacgttgccatctgcaaacccctgcactacgggaccctcctgggcagcagagcttgtgtccacatggcagcagctgcctgggccactgggtttctcaatgctctgctgcacacggccagtacattttcactgccactgtgcaagggcaatgccctggaccagttcttctgtgaaatcccccagatcctcaagctctcctgctcagatgcctccctcagggaagtttggcttcttgtaggtactgtctgtttaacttttggctgctttgtgttcattgtgctgtcctatgtgcagatcttgagggccgtgctgaggatcccctctgagcagggacggcacaaagcctttgccacgtgcctccctcacctggctgtggtctccctgtttgtcagcactggcatatttgcctacctgaaacccccctccatctcctccccatccctggacctggtggtgtctgttctgtactcagtggtgcctccagcagtgaaccccctcatctacagcatgaggaaccaggagctcaaggatgccctgaggaaactatTTCAATACTCACTGCTTTAGGTTACTAAGGTTCACACTATGTCACTagtgctgcaagagaaatagccaggactaacttttcttcttatgtgtctatatttttccatagtgcttttgctgggctttgttttttggttCATGGCTGTAATAATATAATTCTTGGCCTCCTGCGTGTCTTTTCTTGAACCAAAAACCTCATGTACATATTCATATGCGCTCCTTAGTTTTTGATAAACTCAATAAATGAATCACGAGAAACCAATTTGTCTCAGGTCCCATCTCTTCACACTCATCTGGAactgggggagcagccccaggatgcaggagggtccaggaggcaaatgctgccccatggaggagcagccctggtggccttggggctgcccatgggcaaCTCAGTGGTCGCTCCCTCTCTGAAACCTGCGAATCGGGGCTGCTGCTTCGCTGGATCCATGGGCAAGGGCAACAGCAGGACGCAGCAGGACACATCCCttgtctgttgacagtggagatggtgAATGGTCACGGAGATATGCACCGTCCCAGTGCATGATGaggcagaggacaatcctccaggagaggaatctggagctgcccCGAGAGCCCGTGAGATACACACGGACCGgctgtgcctgaggtgggcagtgacaggaccccacagagtgagacatggcccaaggcggagtcatcaaagggaaagcactaaatgcaggtatctgcagggaaacaaagatggacACAGACAATCTGACACAGACCaactccaacaggcaacagcaccttcacagccaccacaccaacagcagcacttacacaaccatgagcaacagaactgaccctgtcctgttgcTCCCCTCTCAGACTGATCTGGTGTGAAAGTTGCACGAGTGGTCTGTACATCCTGGGTAGAACCTACCTGCAGTTTCACACACCCCTGTGGTCCCTCCAGTGTGGACCTGGGGTTTGGGTcagcccagactcagagatattacccaCTTGGACATTCCAACCCTGGGGTTCTCCAGATCCTGgtgttctcctcctccttgctagcCTCACTTAGAATTGACCAAGAAGGTGTGTACGTGCCATCACACCCAAACGCACACACAATAGTGAGCTcactcacacagcaaagagccaggagcagagtttaATTAGTTTTGTGGTTTAACCCTGACAAGCAGCTCAGCATCACATAGTCTGTCactcactgccccacagcaggatgAGGCGGAGGAttggaaacacaaaagaaaacttgtgggttgagataaagacagttttacaggtaaagcaaaatctATGCATGTAACCAAAGAAAactaaggaattcattcactgcatcATCGGCAGGAGGGTTTTCAGccatcttcagaaaagccaggctccatcacatgtaatggttacttgggaagacaaacaccatcatgCCGAatgtcctcccctcccttcttctcccagattttattgttGACCATGGTATCATATGTTGTGGAACACCCCTTTGGACAGTTtggttcagctgtcccagccatgtcccctcccaatTTCTTGCacacccacagcccccatgctggtggggttggtgtgaGAAGTGGAAATCCCCTTGATACTgggcaagcactgctcagcaatgactgaaacatTGGGGTGGGaccaacactgtttccatcacaaatgTAAAATGGACTCATACAAATTGCTATGAAGATAAGTAACTCTATCCCAACTGAAACCAGTATGATAAGCAGGACAGGCCATGGTGATCAGACAGGGAGTTTGGCCAGaacagcactgaccagccacctccccacgggcagctTGTTTCTTGaacccccctcctccccactcttccacaggctgcttcttccacgATCCAAATTTCTCTGCCCCGATCTCCTCACAATTCATAACcatcatcagttactttttccccaatggGCTCAGGTTTTCTCCACTTGCACTCAAATTTGATAGTTTGGATTCCATTGCCTtggtcctctgggacttcagtggcatcactggtggctcctccaggcactgatggccttgcaagacttgactgcccagacagtccccagtgctcccctctgtgcagtctggccaacctggtcacatctgcagccacctgtgagGCCCAGCTGGCACACACGGAGCTGCCCATACTGCTGGTCCCTTCTCACAtccctcagcttctcatgcatgtCCCACAGTTTCCCGTGGCACGTACAGGTGGtttcagcccagggcagggcctccccaggggctcactcatctttctgcagccttcccgTCTGGTGTCCTTGATGACCTCATGACACCTGCCTACCTCTGGCCAATCACATTGCTGTCATGAGGTGACCTCACAAGTAATAATCCAGGCATGTTGGCTTTGCCTACGTCTACCCCAGGTAACTGCAATAGAAGTGGCATCACAACCCACCTCCAGCCGTgtcatcttccccttctcctgcatctcccgTCTCCCAGGCTCTCTGCACTGCTGGGGGTGTTTCCCAGCATCCAGGTGACATCACCAGGCCTGTCTCACCACATGCCCAGTTGGGTTGTTTCCAAAGATGTGACCTCAAAATCCACCTCCCTCCCATGATGCACCTtgcatcatcctcttctggcaccaggggTCACCTCCCAGCCAACCTCCCACACACTGCCCCtttacctgcctctcctctttcctaccCAGCACTGtcgtttctgctgggcaggcagcaacgtgctccccatggggactgcagagccctggtgggacagctcggtggtgggagggcagccatgggtgggcagggctcctcaggaaggcaggcgggtggatgaggaggtggagatgagctCTGTGCAGTGGGGAGCCTGGCGTGCACAGCCCTTGCCTTGGAGGAAGCTTCATGGTCACAGGTCCTGGATTACATGGCAAGTTGGACCATCTCTCggtctgctgggagggcagcagggctgggcacaagcaacccaggaggttcctgcagggtgtggaagacagcattttgagacaAACACTGGACGAGCTGACTAGGGCTGGTCTCTTACTGGCAGACAAGGTGGATCAGGCTGGGGATCTAAGGATGAGTGCGgccatggctgcagtgaccgtgagatggtggagaagcagggcaactgcagaacaacagtgcagtccttcaggagaGCTGATTTCAGTTACCAGAGGATGTCcttgggctgtcctggagaacagAGGGACTGCTCTCTTGGATCTTCAGGGACAGCTTCAtcaaagcccaggaagaagccAATCTGATGGTCAGGGAGTCGAGCAGGGCCTGGCAAGAGGTCAGGATGGGTGCACAGCAACCCCCTGCCTTAGgagatcaaacagcagaaggacgtgcagggaggctggaggggaacaggctgcccaggagacagacagacagacagctggcctgggggtgcagggatggagccagcaaagccagtgCTGAGCAGTGGCTGAAGTGGCCATGCAAGGGGAGCGCACCCAGGAGGGCTTCTCCAAAGATATTGTCAGcacaaggaaggcagctgagggaaccctggtcccagtggccagtggggcaggggacggagtgacaaagacagtatcgaaacagcaatttttcagaagaaagattcttcctttgacagtgctggtaggaaatgtgttttgctgagtAACTGGACGCACCTATGCATTTTACTATTCATTTacctctacataaatatttctttttccttatactcacatagaaagacagataacacagGTCTGTTGAGATCACTGTCAACATGAACATCTACAAAGAGAACATTTCAATTAACCtttatattcttctttcctccatcaggcaagagtggccaaCAGCTTTGAGCATGACTCACGCTGTACCAAGAGCAAAAAGTGGCATTgacagtccagggcagtggattttttggtgccttcgactctgtgcaagacacaaggattatctttcttaatgctgtAGGCTTTGGTGGGACAGAAatctagagaacattttctaaaattggagggaaaaagaaaccaagtgaaagatgtagagtgaaggaaatgctttcttgcaactttaagcatcaAACTTTGTTGGTGGtgtaattctcctttctttgttttgaatactttaaataccagtgttttcccatgagatCAAAAGGAGACTTTTCAGGATGTGCATTAAGAGCAAGAGGACAACTACTGATCTTCCACAAGATTTGCTTTCTCAGCACTCTCTCTGTTAGGCTGTGCATCTGACCTCTCTCATCCTTCAGGTATTTCCTCCTgccctaactaaactgaccatgtctgaagtaCAATTTCAAGCAGCCaatctgcacacaagcacttgctctctggatttccccTGCCCTTACTGTTTGATCACTCAGACACTTgtcaacaatccagttgctgctttcagcttcaaggagttaaaagcttcattgtctttcagtagtctgtctaattctgtctttagccaactcttttattgtgtttattttacaattctctttctctctaaaacatttcttgcaaGGTTATGCCTTGGAGAAGGCGAAcctcattggtggcagtttttccttggcatacagttgaggagtgtggttttttttaaccatgattcttatcagtttattttgtttgttcaaaagtaaagaaaagtccctctttgcctgtgtgcagccaggtctctaaggagagcaggtgggagctggtgcaaaggagctggaacatccagctgcagcctgcagtggagaagtctggggtaaggaaaagggatgcaagtcccaggtggccaatgagagaaatgatggggttggggaggtgaggagcaaggttgtccacacggtgtcagagctcaagggacagcttctccaaccagtccagacctccttaggagagaccctgggtcaatatcagataatgctgcaatcacctcttctccacactgaaaaataataaactatatcctttatgaaataaaaaaaaaagccatttttattagaaggtttttgaaatcactctctGTAACTGCAGTAGGAAACCTCTCTGattaactgtacaagactaaaaggaaattacaagaagagacatggtttcttagagctttcttcagtgtaatgagccccatggtgcgTTTGGTGCTGAAtccttgaacctcaggtgctgagaggagattgcacaaacctctccagaagtcaaagtcagaagaaaaaagtactaagtaccttgaagtattaatgagttccactgagggcaagtaccagcaaagcctccccaggggctcgttagagcagagaactggaggccatgctggcagataaacaaagggtcatgtgcaggcagctgaggtgctgagaataccctggttttgttggacgaagcagagaggccaaggcctgacccccagcccctgggaaggcagatcctgtccctcacccgttgctcagggctcctcctggggcagggggatgtgggctgtgtgatgctgagtgaaggacaatggtgtgacagttcccagccttactggggtgtgcaaggaggccatggggtgccccagtgcctgaggacaacatggctcctcataggccttggtggcagagacgATTGCCATAggcaaggggacaaagacttgggttctcttggtgacatccagccttgccagtgccctttgccatctccaccacgggTTGTCctccactgtcccacagctgcttctgtttccctgcaggctgtagacacccatctcgctccctccccttgctctcaccctggtgTTTCCATACATTGGCTGATGTGGCTCCACTCTTgtgctctgttccttgaaacacaaggaggtggactgaTCCCATGCTCctggatgatttcttgtaccacagcactaccctttgagtgacatttcttcctcctcatgtccattcCAAGCTGCGttgtgtggcagtgtttctctctgctgtagaaaggaggatcctgaaaactactgacctgtcaccctctgacctgtgcctgggaagaccatggaacagatcctcctagaagctgtgctaaggaacaaggaggacagggaggtgatttgagacagccagcacggcttcaccaagggcaagtcctgcctgactaacccagtggccttctacgatggagtaactacgtcagtggacaaaggaagggcaaTGGATGTCAgatctatctggacttctgtaaagcctttgacgtGGTCgctcacaacatccttctctctacaTTGGAAAGGTATATATTGGATGGCTGGACTGTTTGGTGGGTGAGGAACTGTTTCAATGGCTGCACCCAGATAGcggtggtcaatggcacaatgtctggatggccactggtgacaagtggtgtccctcaggggtccatactgggatcaGTACggtttaacatcttcatcaatggcatagtgggatcaagtgcaccctcagcaagtttgcagatgtcaCCAAACTGAATGGTGTTGCTGACACGCCTGAGGGAcagaaggccatccagagggacctggataagctcaagaagtggattcATGTGAATCTCCAGAGGTTCAACGGGGCCAAacgcaaggtcctgcacctgggttggggcaacccccgCTGTCAGTATGGGCTGGGGCGTGaggggattgagagcagccctgacgaGGAGGACTTGGGGGGACTGCTGGTTGAAGACTGGACAGAAGttggcaatgtgcgcttgcagcccagaaagccaatctTATTTTGGGCTGCATCCAGAGGAGCAtaaccagcaggtcaagggaggagattctgcccctctgcctcgctctgctgagaccccagctggagtcctgcatccagctctggagccctcagtacaggacagacatgcacctgttggagagggtccagagcggggccaccaagatgatcagagggctggaacagctctgctgggaggacaggctgggagagttggggttgttaagcctggagaagacaaggctccagggagaccttattgcaacctttctgtacttaaaagagaCTGATAAGAATGACGGGGCCAGACTTTTtaacagggcctgttgtgacacgacaaggggtgatggttgtGAGCTagaagaggggaaattcaggccagacacgTGGAAGACACTTTTTACAATGCGGGTGATGAAACATGACCACTGGTTGCCGAGAGAGGTgatgggtgccccatccctcgagacatcccaggccaggctggatgggactctgagcaacctgatctggttgaagatgtccctgctcatggcaggggggttggactagatggcctttgaagctcccttccaacactctttatgattctatgattcctgcCACAAAGGAAATTTTCAGAGTCTGGGAGATAACCCTtcaagcatagaatcatagaatcatggaatcatttgaGATGGAGCAGACCATtaagaccattgagtccaactccagcactaaaccatgtccctaagaacctcctcTATAcataaacacctccaggaatggtgactcaaccactttcctgggcagcctgctcacTGCTTCACAAATTTTTCCATGAGGAATGTTTCCTAAtttcaattctgaaccttctctggtacaagctgaggccatttcctctcatcctatcacttgctactcaggagatgaccaacaccctccatgctacaacctcttcttagacagttgtagagagtgaaatggtctcccctcagtctcatttttctccaggctaaacagccatGGGTCCCtaagctgctcctcagaagacttttGCTCCAGACTCTCAACAGCCTCGTCGCCatcctctgcactcactccagcacctcaaggtctttcctatagtgagaagcccaaaactgaacagaggaTTCAAGTTGTGGCCTCAACAACAccaagtacaaggggatgatcactgcccc
This genomic interval from Caloenas nicobarica isolate bCalNic1 chromosome 28, bCalNic1.hap1, whole genome shotgun sequence contains the following:
- the LOC135999370 gene encoding olfactory receptor 14J1-like, which translates into the protein MSNSSSITQFLLLAFADTRELQLLHFWLFLGIYLAALLGNGLIITTITCDQHLHTPMYFFLLNLALLDLGCISSIVPKSMANSLWHTRVISYVGCAAQMFLFLFFISAEYSLLTIMSYDRYVAICKPLHYGTLLGSRACVHMAAAAWATGFLNALLHTASTFSLPLCKGNALDQFFCEIPQILKLSCSDASLREVWLLVGTVCLTFGCFVFIVLSYVQILRAVLRIPSEQGRHKAFATCLPHLAVVSLFVSTGIFAYLKPPSISSPSLDLVVSVLYSVVPPAVNPLIYSMRNQELKDALRKLFQYSLL